In Candidatus Kapaibacterium sp., one genomic interval encodes:
- a CDS encoding replication-associated recombination protein A: MDELFASAESLSDSVSVPLAERMRPKALTDIIGQEHLLAADGAITRMVKSGNIQSIIFWGPPGVGKTTLAYAIASESDYRFLRISAVEAGVKELREIINSAQANRSRGIRTILFIDEIHRFNKSQQDALLHAVERGILVLIGATTENPSFEVNSALLSRCRVYKLSPLQDTHLKELITKAITEDAAFSKFNITIADWEAILIPSGSDARTALNILESAVAFVATESETDVVIDRSVIEKVIQSKVPLYDKSGESHYDTISAFIKSMRGSDPDAALFWMAKMLESGEDPKFIARRMVVFASEDIGNADPMALSVAVSVFQAVTFIGMPECSINLAQGVTYLASAPKSNASYLAINQVMGDIRNGIDTTVPMKLRNAPTKFMKSEGYGKDYKYPHDFEGHFVEEKYFPDSLKPKIYYNATEIGKEAEIALRLKSLWKHRNNK; encoded by the coding sequence ATGGATGAACTCTTTGCATCGGCGGAATCATTAAGCGACAGCGTTTCTGTTCCGCTTGCTGAGCGCATGAGACCCAAAGCATTAACCGATATTATTGGTCAAGAGCATCTACTCGCCGCTGACGGTGCGATTACTCGTATGGTCAAATCGGGGAACATTCAGTCAATCATATTCTGGGGACCTCCCGGAGTCGGGAAAACGACTCTTGCATACGCAATTGCTTCCGAAAGTGACTACAGATTTTTGCGAATTTCCGCAGTAGAAGCCGGAGTAAAAGAGTTACGAGAAATCATCAACTCCGCACAAGCCAATAGGTCTCGCGGCATTCGGACTATATTATTTATAGATGAAATTCACAGATTCAACAAGTCACAGCAGGATGCCTTGCTTCATGCAGTGGAGCGTGGCATCTTAGTTTTGATTGGTGCGACGACAGAAAATCCATCATTTGAAGTAAATTCAGCCCTACTCAGCCGTTGCCGAGTCTATAAATTATCGCCTTTACAAGATACGCACCTGAAGGAATTGATTACTAAAGCTATCACCGAAGATGCGGCATTTTCAAAATTCAATATTACGATTGCAGATTGGGAAGCGATTCTAATTCCATCAGGTTCGGATGCGAGAACGGCACTGAATATTTTGGAATCGGCAGTCGCTTTTGTTGCAACCGAATCCGAAACTGATGTAGTAATTGACAGAAGTGTAATCGAAAAAGTAATCCAAAGTAAAGTTCCACTTTACGATAAATCGGGCGAATCCCACTACGACACAATCTCTGCATTTATCAAATCTATGCGTGGCTCGGACCCTGATGCTGCATTATTTTGGATGGCAAAAATGCTCGAATCCGGCGAAGACCCGAAATTTATCGCTCGACGAATGGTAGTATTTGCAAGCGAGGATATTGGCAATGCCGACCCAATGGCATTGTCGGTAGCTGTATCGGTTTTCCAAGCTGTAACTTTCATTGGAATGCCCGAATGTAGCATTAATTTGGCTCAAGGAGTAACTTACCTTGCTTCGGCACCCAAATCCAATGCTTCATACCTTGCAATTAACCAAGTTATGGGCGACATTCGCAATGGAATTGACACAACTGTGCCGATGAAACTGAGAAACGCTCCGACTAAGTTCATGAAATCTGAAGGGTACGGCAAAGACTACAAGTACCCTCATGATTTTGAAGGACATTTTGTTGAAGAAAAATATTTCCCGGATTCGCTAAAGCCCAAAATTTATTACAATGCCACAGAAATTGGTAAAGAAGCCGAAATAGCTTTACGTCTTAAATCACTCTGGAAACACCGCAACAACAAATAG